The following proteins are co-located in the Trichormus variabilis 0441 genome:
- a CDS encoding ribulose bisphosphate carboxylase small subunit: MSYYIAPRFLDKLAVHITKNFLNIPGVRVPLILGIHGRKGEGKTFQCELAFEKMGIEVTLISGGELESPDAGDPARLIRLRYRETAELIKVRGKMCVLMINDLDAGAGRFDEGTQYTVNTQLVNATLMNIADNPTDVQLPGSYDSNPIRRVPIIVTGNDFSTLYAPLIRDGRMEKFYWEPNRDDKVGIVGGIFAEDGLSKREIEQLVDTFPKQSIDFFSALRSRIYDEQIRDFIHQVGFERISLRVVNSVEAPPEFKKPDFSLAHLIESGNLVLGEQQRVDNSQLVDEYNRLNRGRGYQAAPPPEAPMIQPVNNSSHKRETSNTHLSLETQEQIRQILSQGHKITFEHVDARRFRTGSWQSCGTLHIDAESDAISTLEACLVDYEGEYVRLVGIDPKGKRRVVETIIQRPNDKN, translated from the coding sequence ATGAGTTATTATATCGCTCCGCGCTTTCTGGATAAACTTGCTGTTCACATCACCAAAAACTTTTTAAATATTCCTGGTGTGCGAGTTCCCTTAATTTTAGGGATTCATGGACGTAAAGGAGAAGGGAAAACCTTTCAGTGTGAGTTAGCTTTTGAGAAGATGGGTATTGAAGTCACACTCATCTCCGGCGGTGAATTGGAAAGTCCCGATGCGGGAGACCCAGCCCGGTTGATTCGGCTGCGCTATCGGGAAACGGCAGAACTGATTAAAGTGCGGGGTAAAATGTGCGTGCTGATGATTAACGATTTAGATGCAGGTGCAGGACGCTTTGATGAAGGTACGCAATATACTGTAAATACTCAGTTGGTAAATGCCACACTGATGAATATTGCCGATAATCCCACAGATGTACAGTTACCCGGTAGTTATGATTCCAACCCGATACGGCGTGTCCCCATTATCGTGACAGGTAATGATTTTTCTACTCTCTACGCACCATTGATTCGGGATGGACGGATGGAGAAATTCTATTGGGAACCCAACCGCGATGATAAGGTGGGAATTGTCGGGGGGATTTTTGCTGAGGATGGACTCTCAAAACGAGAAATTGAACAATTAGTTGATACTTTCCCCAAGCAATCGATTGACTTTTTTAGCGCTTTACGTTCTCGAATTTACGACGAACAAATCCGCGACTTTATCCATCAAGTTGGGTTTGAACGTATATCTCTACGTGTTGTGAACAGCGTAGAAGCGCCGCCAGAATTTAAAAAGCCAGATTTCAGCCTTGCTCATTTGATCGAGTCTGGTAACTTGGTGTTGGGTGAACAACAACGGGTAGACAATTCTCAGCTAGTGGATGAGTATAATCGATTGAATCGCGGGAGGGGTTATCAAGCAGCGCCACCGCCTGAAGCGCCCATGATTCAGCCAGTCAATAATAGTTCTCACAAGCGAGAGACATCTAATACTCATTTGAGTTTAGAAACCCAAGAACAAATCCGGCAAATCTTGTCTCAAGGTCACAAAATTACTTTTGAACACGTAGATGCACGCCGCTTCCGCACGGGTTCTTGGCAAAGTTGCGGTACTCTGCATATTGATGCAGAGTCAGATGCTATTTCAACACTAGAGGCTTGCTTAGTTGATTATGAGGGTGAGTATGTGCGCTTGGTAGGGATAGACCCGAAAGGTAAGCGGCGGGTTGTGGAGACAATTATTCAACGACCAAATGACAAAAACTAA
- a CDS encoding GDSL-type esterase/lipase family protein has protein sequence MHHSLPTGDIVTKQSKPQIRICFVGDSFVNGTGDPEYLGWTGRVCVNANKKGYDITYYNLGIRRDTSSDIAKRWLQEVSLRLPKEYDGRVVFSFGLNDTTLENGKPRVSIAESIKNTREILTQAKKLYPVLMISPAPYIEQQDPGRRRRTIDLSQQLALVCQDLDVPYLDVFPLLEKPSVWLHEAKANDGVHPQAGGYGEFARIVENWDAWLNWFR, from the coding sequence ATGCACCACAGTTTACCCACAGGAGATATAGTGACGAAACAATCTAAACCTCAAATCAGAATTTGTTTTGTTGGCGACTCTTTCGTTAATGGTACTGGTGACCCTGAGTATCTTGGTTGGACAGGTAGAGTATGCGTTAATGCTAATAAAAAAGGTTACGATATTACCTACTATAATTTAGGTATTAGGCGAGATACCAGCAGTGATATAGCCAAGCGTTGGTTACAAGAAGTATCGCTACGATTACCGAAGGAATATGATGGAAGAGTTGTATTCTCTTTTGGATTAAACGATACAACTCTAGAAAATGGTAAACCTCGTGTGAGTATTGCTGAATCTATCAAAAATACACGAGAAATTTTAACTCAAGCGAAAAAGTTATATCCTGTTTTAATGATTAGTCCAGCACCATATATAGAACAGCAAGACCCAGGAAGAAGACGAAGAACTATTGATTTATCTCAACAGCTAGCTTTAGTTTGTCAAGATTTGGATGTGCCTTATTTAGATGTTTTTCCATTATTAGAAAAACCAAGTGTTTGGCTACATGAAGCTAAGGCTAATGATGGTGTGCATCCCCAAGCTGGAGGTTATGGAGAATTTGCCAGAATTGTAGAGAATTGGGACGCTTGGTTAAATTGGTTTAGATAA
- a CDS encoding ribulose bisphosphate carboxylase small subunit, whose translation MQTLPKERRYETLSYLPPLTDVQIEKQVQYILSQGYIPAVEFNEASEPTEFYWTLWKLPLFGAKTSREVLGEVQACRSQYPGHYIRVVGFDNIKQCQVLSFIVHKPSRY comes from the coding sequence ATGCAAACCTTACCAAAAGAGCGTCGTTACGAAACCCTTTCTTACTTACCCCCCCTCACCGACGTTCAAATCGAAAAGCAAGTCCAGTACATTTTGAGCCAAGGCTACATTCCAGCCGTTGAGTTCAACGAAGCTTCTGAACCTACCGAATTTTACTGGACACTGTGGAAGCTACCTTTGTTCGGCGCTAAAACATCTCGTGAAGTTTTGGGTGAAGTTCAAGCTTGCCGTTCTCAATATCCTGGTCACTACATCCGTGTTGTAGGATTTGACAACATCAAGCAGTGCCAAGTCCTCAGCTTCATCGTTCACAAACCCAGCAGATACTAA
- the rcbX gene encoding RuBisCO chaperone RbcX gives MNLKQIAKDTAKTLQSYLTYQALMTVLAQLGETNPPLALWLHTFSVGKVQDGEAYVKELFREQPDLALRIMTVREHIAEEVAEFLPEMVRSGIQQANMEQRRQHLERMTHLSLSNPSPESEQQTISDTDWDH, from the coding sequence ATGAATCTCAAGCAAATAGCGAAAGATACAGCCAAAACTCTCCAAAGCTACCTGACTTATCAGGCGCTAATGACTGTGTTGGCACAGCTAGGCGAAACGAATCCACCGTTAGCATTATGGCTGCATACTTTTTCTGTCGGCAAAGTTCAGGACGGAGAAGCTTATGTTAAAGAACTTTTCCGAGAACAGCCAGATTTAGCCTTGCGGATTATGACTGTGAGAGAACATATAGCTGAAGAAGTAGCCGAATTCTTACCCGAAATGGTTCGTAGCGGTATTCAGCAAGCAAATATGGAACAACGCCGCCAGCATCTAGAACGCATGACGCATCTGAGTTTATCCAACCCCAGTCCTGAATCAGAACAGCAGACAATTTCCGATACTGACTGGGATCATTAA
- a CDS encoding form I ribulose bisphosphate carboxylase large subunit, protein MSYAQTKTQTKSGYKAGVQDYRLTYYTPDYTPKDTDILAAFRVTPQPGVPFEEAAAAVAAESSTGTWTTVWTDLLTDLDRYKGRCYDIEPVPGEDNQFIAYIAYPLDLFEEGSITNVLTSIVGNVFGFKALRALRLEDIRFPVAYIKTFQGPPHGIQVERDKLNKYGRPLLGCTIKPKLGLSAKNYGRAVYECLRGGLDFTKDDENINSAPFQRWRDRFLFVSDAISKAQAETGEIKGHYLNVTAPTCEEMLKRAEYAKELNQPIIMHDYLTAGFTANTTLARWCRDNGVLLHIHRAMHAVIDRQKNHGIHFRVLAKALRLSGGDHIHTGTVVGKLEGERGITMGFVDLLRENYVEQDKSRGIYFTQDWASLPGVMAVASGGIHVWHMPALVEIFGDDSVLQFGGGTLGHPWGNAPGATANRVALEACVQARNEGRNLAREGNDVIREAAKWSPELAVACELWKEIKFEFEAMDTV, encoded by the coding sequence ATGTCTTACGCTCAAACGAAGACTCAGACAAAATCTGGGTATAAAGCCGGGGTTCAAGATTACAGACTAACTTATTACACACCTGATTACACACCTAAAGATACAGATATTCTGGCGGCGTTCCGTGTTACACCCCAGCCCGGAGTTCCCTTTGAGGAAGCGGCTGCGGCTGTAGCGGCTGAGTCTTCTACTGGTACTTGGACGACCGTATGGACAGACCTGTTAACCGATCTAGATCGTTACAAAGGTCGTTGCTACGATATCGAACCAGTACCTGGCGAAGACAACCAATTCATTGCCTACATCGCTTATCCTTTGGATCTGTTTGAAGAAGGCTCCATCACCAACGTTTTAACCTCAATTGTAGGTAACGTATTTGGTTTTAAAGCATTACGCGCATTGCGTTTGGAAGACATTCGCTTTCCTGTTGCTTACATCAAAACTTTCCAAGGCCCTCCTCACGGTATCCAAGTTGAGCGTGACAAATTAAACAAATATGGTCGTCCTTTGTTGGGTTGTACCATCAAACCAAAATTAGGTCTGTCTGCTAAGAACTACGGACGCGCTGTATACGAGTGTTTGCGCGGTGGTTTGGACTTCACCAAAGACGACGAAAACATCAACTCTGCACCATTCCAAAGATGGCGCGATCGCTTCCTGTTTGTGTCTGATGCTATCAGCAAAGCACAAGCAGAAACAGGCGAAATCAAAGGTCACTACCTCAACGTGACAGCTCCTACCTGTGAAGAAATGTTGAAGCGGGCTGAGTACGCTAAAGAACTCAATCAGCCCATCATCATGCACGACTACCTAACAGCAGGTTTCACCGCTAACACCACCTTGGCTCGTTGGTGTCGTGACAACGGCGTTCTACTGCACATCCACCGCGCGATGCACGCAGTAATCGACCGTCAAAAGAACCACGGTATCCACTTCCGTGTATTAGCTAAAGCCCTACGTCTATCTGGTGGTGACCACATCCACACCGGTACCGTAGTAGGTAAATTGGAAGGTGAACGCGGTATCACAATGGGCTTCGTTGACCTATTGCGTGAAAACTACGTTGAACAAGACAAGTCTCGCGGTATCTACTTTACCCAAGACTGGGCTTCTTTACCTGGTGTAATGGCAGTTGCTTCCGGTGGTATCCACGTATGGCATATGCCCGCATTGGTAGAAATCTTCGGTGATGACTCCGTACTGCAATTTGGTGGTGGTACACTCGGACACCCCTGGGGTAACGCTCCTGGTGCAACCGCTAACCGTGTAGCTTTGGAAGCTTGCGTCCAAGCGCGTAACGAAGGTCGTAACTTGGCTCGTGAAGGTAACGACGTTATCCGTGAAGCTGCTAAGTGGTCTCCTGAATTGGCTGTCGCTTGCGAACTGTGGAAAGAAATCAAGTTCGAGTTTGAGGCAATGGATACCGTCTGA
- a CDS encoding ligand-binding sensor domain-containing protein — MTGGAVSKGNVIVGLFRKRISLLITSILLGSISLPSMNVVGIGSLARAEKAATNAPSPTTPDIKPSELKPAYPPSAPPPRVDPLPDERDIQERAVEIDYRVSNLLGDFAGNLWVGSWRGLSRIDPKTGKILARVSLPNVAIGALAQDKVGRLWVGTYEGLMRVEPRTNEISAQNLFLPSKRVLSLLTDKRGYLWVGTDNGLALVSPDQGLIMTTVKNLPGVSGNTLTLDADGQLWAGTLDGVVRINTASALIMKRINDLPGTTVQALAISPEGLIWAGMPNNLLVINPKTGIVLRSVARLRGKNVTAVRFAKDGSVWVGTHNGLLRLNPNTGAVLDEVAGLPSSRVLSLVPDVANKLWIGTSEGLAWLMPKMDKATAHLAFSRLVK; from the coding sequence ATGACTGGAGGTGCTGTCTCTAAAGGAAATGTCATCGTGGGATTATTTCGCAAGCGTATTAGTTTACTGATTACTTCTATATTGTTGGGGTCGATAAGTCTGCCGAGTATGAACGTTGTTGGTATTGGTAGTTTGGCGAGGGCAGAAAAAGCTGCGACTAATGCACCATCACCAACAACTCCTGATATTAAACCATCCGAATTAAAGCCGGCTTATCCTCCATCTGCACCACCCCCACGGGTAGACCCCTTGCCTGATGAACGGGATATACAGGAACGCGCAGTAGAAATTGATTATCGCGTGAGTAACTTATTAGGAGATTTCGCTGGTAATCTCTGGGTGGGTTCTTGGCGGGGATTATCGCGGATTGACCCGAAAACAGGTAAGATTTTAGCCCGTGTTAGTTTACCCAATGTTGCCATTGGTGCTTTAGCACAAGATAAAGTCGGTCGTTTGTGGGTGGGAACTTATGAAGGACTGATGAGAGTAGAACCCCGCACTAATGAAATTTCAGCGCAGAATTTGTTTTTGCCTTCCAAGCGGGTGTTATCACTGTTAACTGATAAGCGGGGTTATCTGTGGGTGGGAACTGACAATGGTTTAGCCTTAGTTAGTCCTGACCAAGGTTTAATTATGACGACCGTCAAAAATTTGCCTGGTGTGAGTGGCAACACCTTAACTTTAGATGCTGATGGTCAACTCTGGGCGGGAACTCTAGATGGAGTTGTGAGGATTAATACAGCCAGTGCTTTGATTATGAAGCGAATCAACGATTTACCTGGTACTACAGTGCAAGCCTTAGCTATTAGTCCAGAAGGTTTAATTTGGGCAGGAATGCCGAATAATTTGCTGGTAATTAACCCGAAAACTGGCATAGTACTGAGGTCTGTGGCTCGCTTGCGGGGTAAAAACGTGACAGCCGTGCGCTTTGCTAAAGATGGTAGTGTTTGGGTAGGTACTCACAATGGTTTGCTACGGTTAAATCCCAATACAGGTGCTGTACTAGATGAAGTTGCCGGACTTCCTTCTAGTCGAGTTTTGTCCCTTGTGCCTGATGTCGCCAACAAATTATGGATTGGTACTAGTGAAGGTCTGGCTTGGTTAATGCCCAAAATGGACAAAGCAACAGCTCATTTGGCTTTTAGTCGCCTTGTGAAATGA
- the panB gene encoding 3-methyl-2-oxobutanoate hydroxymethyltransferase, which produces MPVTTQQLIQWKQQGRSIVALTAWDYTIAQILDAAGVDLILVGDSMAVMLGYKTTLPITLEEMLHHAKAVCRGVQRALVVVDLPFLTYQESIPQAINSAGRILKETGAQAVKLEGGYPAMVETITRLVQAGIPVMGHVGLTPQSVHQLGLRQQGKTQETAQRILNEAIALEQAGVFSIVLEHIPADLAMQITQKLSIPTIGIGAGSHCDGQVLVTSDVLGLSERQPPFAKVYTNLRATITKAVQDYAAEVRDRQFPE; this is translated from the coding sequence ATGCCAGTCACTACCCAGCAATTAATCCAGTGGAAACAACAAGGACGCTCAATTGTGGCGTTGACGGCTTGGGATTATACGATCGCCCAAATTCTCGATGCTGCTGGTGTAGACTTAATTCTCGTGGGTGACTCGATGGCGGTAATGTTGGGTTATAAAACCACGCTGCCAATTACATTAGAGGAGATGTTACACCACGCTAAAGCAGTTTGTCGTGGTGTGCAGCGGGCTTTAGTTGTGGTTGATTTACCATTTTTGACTTATCAAGAAAGTATTCCACAGGCAATCAACTCGGCTGGGCGCATATTAAAGGAAACAGGCGCTCAGGCAGTTAAATTAGAAGGTGGCTATCCGGCAATGGTAGAAACTATTACCCGTTTGGTACAAGCGGGGATACCAGTGATGGGTCATGTAGGTTTGACACCCCAATCAGTTCATCAATTGGGGTTGCGTCAACAAGGTAAGACCCAGGAAACAGCTCAGAGAATTTTAAACGAAGCGATCGCACTTGAACAAGCGGGTGTATTTTCTATAGTGTTAGAGCATATCCCCGCAGATTTGGCAATGCAGATTACACAAAAACTTAGTATTCCCACCATCGGTATCGGTGCGGGTTCCCATTGCGACGGTCAAGTTTTAGTGACTTCTGATGTATTGGGTTTATCGGAAAGACAACCACCCTTTGCTAAGGTTTATACGAATTTGCGCGCAACAATTACTAAAGCTGTACAAGATTACGCTGCGGAAGTACGCGATCGCCAGTTCCCAGAATAG
- a CDS encoding methyltransferase domain-containing protein, producing MKLQKILLSVVTGVSVVSLGLAGCTPQQTDLEAQTETNAPTLTGQTETQAQAPTTQPQERPADVPYVPTPQVVVDAMLQVAQVGKNDVLYDLGSGDGRIVNTAAQKFGTRGTGIDINPERIQEANENAQKAGVSDRVKFVQQDLFKTDFSDATVVTLYLLPDINLKLRPILLKQLKPGTRIVSHAFDMGEWKPEKTLQVDGRTIYYWVVPEQVPANLRQ from the coding sequence ATGAAGTTGCAAAAGATTTTACTATCGGTTGTTACAGGTGTTAGTGTTGTGAGCCTGGGATTAGCTGGCTGTACGCCACAACAAACCGATTTGGAAGCACAGACAGAAACTAATGCACCTACTTTAACAGGTCAAACAGAAACTCAAGCACAAGCTCCAACAACCCAACCGCAAGAACGTCCTGCGGATGTGCCTTATGTGCCGACACCACAGGTTGTGGTAGATGCCATGTTGCAAGTGGCACAGGTAGGTAAAAATGACGTACTTTACGACTTAGGTAGTGGTGATGGACGCATTGTCAATACAGCCGCCCAAAAATTTGGCACACGGGGTACTGGTATAGATATTAATCCCGAACGGATTCAAGAAGCTAACGAAAATGCTCAGAAAGCAGGAGTCAGCGATCGCGTAAAATTTGTTCAGCAAGACTTATTCAAGACTGATTTTAGTGACGCTACTGTAGTTACCCTCTACCTTCTACCCGATATCAATCTCAAATTGCGTCCTATCCTTCTTAAACAACTTAAACCCGGTACTCGCATTGTCTCCCACGCTTTTGATATGGGTGAATGGAAGCCAGAGAAGACATTACAAGTAGATGGCAGAACTATCTACTATTGGGTTGTTCCAGAACAAGTCCCAGCTAATTTACGCCAGTAA
- a CDS encoding APC family permease yields the protein MSRHTDYSSLEQIQTTGAAAPKPLLTLSDAVALIVGIVIGAGIFQTPALVASQAGSDIAVLLLWLAGGLVSIVGALCYAELATTYPNVGGVYYYLKRAFGQKIAFLFAWARLTVIQTGSIALLAFVFGDYASEILRLGTFSSSVYATVVIVLLTILNIVGLQQGKWTQNLLTVAKVLGLLLVVVFGLGATANSVAPIESTPPGSWGLAMVFVLLSYGGWNEAAYISAEIQNRQRNIVRSLVWSIGIITAIYLLINLAYLRGLGLANMADSSAVAADLMRTIWGTPGALFISVLIAICTLGAINATIFTGARTNYALGQDFTLFGFMGSWRQLPSTPGTALLVQGAIALALVLLGTFTRKGFETMVDYTAPVFWFFFLLSGISLLILRRKEPHILRPFRVPFYPVTPLLFCAVCGYLLYSSVVYTNVGAVVGVLVVIAGIPILFWNRYRQGKA from the coding sequence GTGAGTAGACATACAGATTACAGTTCGCTAGAGCAAATACAGACGACTGGTGCAGCTGCACCCAAGCCATTATTAACACTATCAGACGCGGTTGCTCTCATTGTCGGGATTGTCATTGGTGCAGGTATTTTTCAAACCCCTGCGCTGGTAGCTAGCCAAGCAGGCAGTGATATTGCTGTACTGTTATTGTGGCTAGCTGGTGGCCTAGTATCTATCGTCGGTGCATTGTGTTACGCAGAGTTGGCGACGACTTACCCTAATGTTGGTGGAGTCTACTATTACTTAAAGCGAGCATTTGGACAAAAAATTGCCTTTCTATTTGCCTGGGCAAGACTGACAGTGATTCAAACTGGTTCTATTGCCCTGCTTGCATTTGTCTTTGGCGATTACGCCTCGGAAATTTTGCGGCTCGGCACATTTTCATCATCTGTGTATGCCACAGTGGTGATTGTGCTGTTAACAATCTTGAATATAGTGGGTTTGCAACAGGGAAAGTGGACGCAAAACTTACTAACGGTAGCCAAAGTCCTGGGTTTGCTGCTAGTGGTAGTATTCGGATTGGGTGCCACTGCCAATTCTGTAGCTCCGATAGAATCTACTCCTCCAGGGAGTTGGGGACTAGCAATGGTGTTTGTGCTACTTTCCTATGGTGGTTGGAATGAGGCGGCGTATATTTCCGCAGAGATACAAAATAGACAACGGAATATAGTGCGATCGCTAGTGTGGAGTATTGGCATTATCACCGCAATTTACTTGCTAATCAATCTAGCTTACCTACGAGGTTTGGGATTAGCTAACATGGCGGACTCATCGGCAGTCGCGGCAGATTTAATGCGTACTATTTGGGGTACACCAGGAGCTTTATTTATTAGCGTCTTGATTGCCATTTGTACTCTAGGGGCAATCAACGCCACTATTTTTACTGGCGCACGTACTAACTATGCCTTAGGACAAGATTTCACTCTGTTTGGCTTCATGGGTAGCTGGCGACAACTCCCCAGTACTCCTGGGACTGCCTTATTAGTCCAAGGGGCGATCGCTCTCGCCTTAGTGCTATTAGGTACATTCACCCGTAAAGGGTTTGAAACAATGGTGGACTATACCGCACCCGTGTTTTGGTTTTTCTTTCTACTTTCTGGCATATCACTACTAATATTGCGCCGGAAGGAACCACATATACTGCGCCCATTCCGTGTGCCTTTTTATCCTGTTACCCCACTACTCTTTTGTGCTGTTTGTGGCTACCTACTATATTCCAGTGTGGTTTATACAAACGTGGGTGCTGTAGTCGGTGTTTTGGTGGTGATAGCAGGTATCCCCATATTGTTCTGGAATCGCTACCGCCAAGGTAAGGCTTAG
- the nifB gene encoding nitrogenase cofactor biosynthesis protein NifB, translating into MTPPVTGSSVTESTPTKAKSGGCGCDTSTTVEMDEKLQERIAKHPCYSEEAHHHYARMHVAVAPACNIQCNYCNRKYDCANESRPGVVSELLTPEEAAHKVLVIAGKIPQMTVLGIAGPGDPLANPEKTFRTFELIADKAPDIKLCLSTNGLMLPEYVDRIKQLNIDHVTITLNTIDPEIGAQIYSWVHYKRRRYRGAEGARILLEKQMEGLQALREADILCKVNSVMIPGINDQHLVEVNKMIREQGAFLHNIMPLISAPEHGTHFGLTGQRGPSQKELKSVQDQCSGNMKMMRHCRQCRADAVGLLGEDRSQEFTKDKFLEMAPEYDFDKRQEVHEGIEKFRVELKVAKEKVLAGKEKTASNPKILVAIATKGGGLVNQHFGHAKEFQVYEVDGSEVRFVSHRKVDHYCQGGYGEEATFDNIVKTIADCKAVLVSKIGESPKEKLLQAGIQTVEAYDVIEKVALEFYEQWNKG; encoded by the coding sequence ATGACACCACCAGTTACAGGCTCTTCCGTTACTGAATCGACACCTACCAAAGCAAAATCAGGTGGTTGCGGATGCGACACCAGCACCACCGTGGAAATGGACGAAAAGCTCCAAGAACGTATTGCTAAACATCCCTGCTACAGCGAAGAAGCTCACCACCATTACGCGAGAATGCACGTTGCTGTTGCACCTGCTTGCAACATTCAATGCAACTACTGCAACCGAAAATATGACTGCGCTAACGAAAGCCGTCCTGGCGTAGTTAGTGAATTACTCACACCAGAAGAAGCAGCACACAAAGTCTTAGTAATTGCAGGCAAAATTCCCCAAATGACAGTTCTGGGAATTGCTGGCCCTGGCGATCCTCTGGCGAACCCAGAAAAGACTTTCCGCACCTTTGAATTGATTGCAGACAAAGCCCCAGATATTAAGCTGTGTCTATCAACCAATGGTTTGATGCTGCCGGAATATGTCGATCGCATTAAACAACTAAATATCGACCACGTTACTATTACCCTAAATACTATTGATCCAGAAATCGGCGCACAGATTTATTCTTGGGTTCACTACAAACGCAGACGTTATAGAGGTGCGGAAGGCGCGAGAATTCTCTTGGAAAAACAGATGGAAGGCTTACAAGCTCTCAGAGAAGCTGATATCTTGTGTAAAGTCAATTCTGTGATGATTCCCGGCATTAACGACCAACATCTAGTTGAAGTCAACAAGATGATTCGGGAACAAGGTGCATTCTTGCACAACATTATGCCTTTGATTTCTGCACCAGAACACGGTACACACTTTGGCTTAACTGGTCAACGGGGACCTTCACAAAAAGAACTGAAGTCAGTGCAAGACCAATGTTCTGGCAACATGAAAATGATGCGCCATTGCCGCCAGTGTCGTGCTGATGCTGTAGGCTTGTTAGGAGAAGACCGCAGCCAGGAATTTACCAAAGATAAATTCCTCGAAATGGCTCCAGAATATGACTTTGACAAACGTCAAGAAGTCCACGAAGGTATTGAGAAATTTAGAGTAGAACTAAAAGTAGCCAAAGAAAAAGTACTAGCTGGCAAAGAAAAAACAGCTAGCAATCCTAAAATCTTAGTTGCAATAGCCACCAAAGGCGGCGGATTAGTTAACCAACACTTCGGCCATGCCAAGGAATTTCAGGTTTACGAAGTAGACGGTAGTGAAGTTCGCTTCGTCAGTCACCGCAAGGTTGATCATTATTGTCAAGGTGGATACGGCGAAGAAGCCACATTTGACAATATTGTTAAAACTATCGCAGATTGTAAAGCAGTTTTGGTTTCCAAGATTGGCGAATCTCCCAAAGAAAAACTGCTCCAAGCCGGTATACAGACTGTTGAAGCTTACGACGTGATTGAGAAGGTTGCTTTAGAGTTTTACGAGCAATGGAATAAGGGCTAA